The proteins below are encoded in one region of Pomacea canaliculata isolate SZHN2017 linkage group LG7, ASM307304v1, whole genome shotgun sequence:
- the LOC112568533 gene encoding mucin-5AC-like isoform X4, translating into MSVGRCLLVVVLAQVCAGELQKPYHDCPRYVAEGATLSCTCSVADTGSQVTSLLWVGMSSTSRLTVANVTRRNNGTVYTCRLTQGGQTSETSYTLQVAYGPFDNLTSIVQSPSPLLTNGSMSLNFTCICTEVNPEPLYSWTVTCVNPVQGSNVCVYVPKVPNEDGIRVGCSVMSQFFDGLTLPKTAYSLTNMSLQYPPAIAPNISVSTGQSLATGDNLTCTVTGGKPVVSRVTFSCYNLSVTVQSDIIITDSVDVVQQSSVSSPLTVPSSGSSSVRCICTAEWTPQPDLYRLSTSVDLQLLYPPTTAPVIAGYTQGQAMVYGDTLSCTVYGGKPIVSRVTFSCFNSADLSHTNDVISDQNDTVGASSVSSPLSIPRAVTFNITCTCRAVWMPRPELYAQSSSVTIPIQYPPSAEPVISGYTPSQALAPQSTLVCTVSGGQPLVSEVIFSCFNVTDLTRSTPILVDQTDSTNASSVSSSLTVPLLLLSQIVCSCRAVWLPRRDMYTQNTTATVALQYPPSTSPVISGYTPGETKIAGDNLNCTVSGGVPLVTKVNFSCFNASDTSLVTPVVVDQLDTVSGSAVSSQVTIPGSGTSSVSCVCSAVWSPVLQAYTATANVTVPVQYPPSQDPVISGYTDGQTLKPGDSISCSVAGGNPLVSQVIFSCYNLSDVTYVSPVVTDQQDNKTLTAVTSSVTVPFAGLTDVRCVCSATWSPRPSLYTRNTGVSIALQYPPYAAPVISGYRAGREVVTGDSLVCTVSGGKPLVSNVTLTCSSVTTPSVVLISDGPDTTGVTNVTSSVTIPASVTSDVTCVCTAVWAPQPGYYLLLDSVNLTVKYPPSQDPVIAGYTPGQTLTSGDRLNCSVAGGNPLVSQVIFSCPNILPDQPDTSQSAAVFSSLTIPSTAMTDAVCTCRAEWSPKPQLYTRNTSIVISTNYPPSMPPAITGYGAGYTVVTGDNLTCSVNGGRPLVSRVFFSCFSVSDVINDQPDVTLSTSVTSSVTIPTQNTNVLTCACRADWSPRLEAYPWNTTVNIQVLYPPSSSPVISGYTEGQPMNTGGTLSCAVTGGSPLVSSVIFQCVDSTNPGRVVFSDQADTVVQPTVYSQLTVSDTTVYAVTCSCRAVWTPKEALYSLTKSAQVILQNPPSSAPVISGYTPGQQIVVGSILTCTVTGGNPLVSQVVFTCYSPANIAVMADEPDTFGQTSVSSRVTFPETDFFNVTCVCSAVWSPRPETYSLTSSINIQLQYIPPYPPQISGYRQGDELSPGNTLLCSVIGGNPLVSAVTFSCFNSNDTAQSVTIIPDQHDTVTNSSVSSPLTIIDTSSSSLRCTCSATWSPRPLWYLTTAIITFNVRSKAKILSFTINNVSGNVTLNETDKRTATLSCLVQGRPQPTITLYKTGYASISSISTTGSAGSADITNVQCENMGDYSCRAENGFPEIAQQTVKLIVNCAPRRADSYSSVIQTLTSSGLTFNLLSNPKPDTFSYAYLGSSGSDKATTGSYSALFNASCSKATVLDPLVTCQVNATGQPVTTGGVYSLHVANAYGSFEFLFRAEQQAAITEDSNNRSDTLAAAIAGGVVAAVVLIFVIVILTVFFCMGRKHKKNSRRNEAFLNRHHYPDGFYDFTNSVYIADGGMVETRPPNDSLYSRGSHPAHGSVSSKRSAPANGSVSSKRGLLVNGSVSSKRSLPANGSVSSKQSLPANGSVSSKKTTPTMSSEFFEYKDIAGFRKSESKALQESGYSTLSGASGQERASSSRPPSIADDSDKRSIASTTNGKVRFILPSEKESSEEPLYASVNKKPNAGPTSQNAVTSGTSTSKTEPVTSSNNGGKGSAGQNNSANSFTSNRDSAKRQRLHGSIIKVDQPAVKKSNLKQSGNPR; encoded by the exons ATGTCGGTCGGGAGGTGTTTACTTGTTGTGGTTCTGGCACAAGTATGCGCAG GTGAACTCCAGAAACCGTACCATGATTGTCCGCGTTACGTAGCCGAGGGCGCTACTCTCAGCTGCACGTGCTCTGTGGCAGACACTGGATCTCAGGTGACGTCGTTACTGTGGGTCGGGATGTCGAGTACGTCACGACTGACCGTTGCCAACGTGACACGCAGAAACAACGGAACGGTTTACACGTGTAGGCTGACACAGGGTGGTCAAACATCCGAAACCAGCTACACACTACAAGTAGCTT ACGGTCCGTTCGATAACTTGACTTCCATTGTTCAGTCACCGTCTCCACTACTTACTAACGGGTCCATGTCCTTAAACTTTACCTGCATCTGCACTGAAGTCAACCCTGAGCCTTTGTACAGTTGGACCGTTACATGTGTGAATCCAGTCCAGGGAAGCAATGTTTGTGTCTACGTCCCTAAGGTCCCGAATGAGGACGGCATACGCGTGGGCTGCTCTGTCATGTCGCAGTTTTTTGACGGCTTGACACTTCCCAAAACAGCTTATAGTCTTACGAACATGAGCTTGCAAT ATCCACCAGCAATAGCCCCGAATATATCAGTGAGCACTGGACAATCACTTGCCACGGGAGACAACTTGACTTGCACTGTTACTGGCGGTAAGCCCGTCGTGTCGCGAGTGACTTTCTCTTGCTACAACTTGAGTGTCACCGTCCAGTCCGACATCATCATCACGGACAGCGTGGATGTCGTGCAGCAGTCGTCTGTGTCCAGTCCACTGACCGTCCCGTCTTCTGGATCATCCAGTGTCCGGTGCATCTGTACTGCAGAGTGGACACCGCAGCCTGACTTGTACAGACTGTCAACAAGTGTCGACCTGCAGCTTTTGT ATCCACCCACTACTGCCCCAGTAATAGCAGGCTACACACAGGGTCAGGCCATGGTGTATGGCGACACGCTCTCCTGCACTGTCTACGGAGGAAAACCAATTGTCTCACGAGTTACTTTCTCCTGCTTCAACTCTGCGGACCTCTCCCACACCAATGACGTCATTTCCGATCAAAACGACACGGTGGGCGCCTCGTCTGTGTCCAGTCCTCTGTCCATACCCCGGGCCGTGACCTTTAACATCACGTGTACCTGTCGGGCTGTGTGGATGCCCAGACCTGAGCTATACGCACAATCTTCCAGCGTAACTATTCCTATACAAT ATCCACCATCTGCTGAACCCGTCATCTCCGGTTACACACCCAGCCAGGCTTTGGCCCCACAAAGTACCCTGGTCTGCACCGTGTCAGGCGGTCAGCCCCTGGTGTCAGAAGTTATCTTCTCTTGCTTTAACGTCACCGACCTGACTCGGTCTACCCCGATTCTTGTTGACCAGACAGACTCCACGAATGCATCATCGGTGTCCAGTTCTTTGACCGTGcccttgttgttgctgtcacagATAGTTTGCTCATGTCGGGCAGTCTGGCTCCCACGCCGCGACATGTACACCCAAAACACTACCGCCACGGTAGCACTGCAGT ATCCACCCAGCACCAGTCCCGTCATTTCGGGCTACACCCCAGGGGAGACAAAGATTGCGGGAGACAACCTCAACTGCACAGTGTCAGGCGGAGTGCCTCTAGTGACAAAAGTGAACTTCTCTTGTTTCAACGCCTCTGACACGTCACTAGTGACGCCGGTTGTTGTTGACCAGTTGGACACAGTCTCGGGGTCAGCGGTGTCCAGTCAAGTGACGATCCCGGGGTCTGGTACGTCCAGCGTGAGCTGTGTTTGCAGTGCTGTGTGGTCCCCAGTGCTTCAGGCGTACACGGCAACAGCCAACGTCACTGTACCCGTCCAGT acCCTCCCAGTCAAGATCCTGTCATATCCGGTTACACGGACGGACAGACGCTCAAGCCCGGAGACTCAATATCCTGTAGTGTTGCTGGAGGTAACCCGCTCGTCTCCCAAGTTATCTTCTCCTGCTATAACTTGTCGGATGTGACGTACGTGAGTCCCGTGGTGACGGACCAGCAGGACAACAAGACGCTGACCGCAGTGACCAGCTCCGTGACGGTCCCCTTTGCCGGGCTGACTGACGTCAGGTGTGTCTGCAGCGCCACCTGGTCACCCAGACCATCGTTGTACACGAGGAACACAGGGGTCAGCATCGCCCTGCAGT ATCCTCCATATGCGGCACCTGTGATATCAGGCTACAGAGCCGGGCGTGAGGTTGTCACAGGGGACAGCCTTGTGTGCACCGTGTCGGGGGGAAAACCCCTAGTCTCCAACGTCACCTTGACCTGCTCCAGTGTCACGACGCCCTCTGTGGTGCTGATCAGTGACGGGCCGGACACCACAGGAGTCACGAATGTCACCAGCTCTGTGACGATTCCAGCATCAGTGACGTCAGATGTGACGTGCGTGTGTACAGCTGTGTGGGCGCCGCAACCTGGGTACTACCTGCTGCTCGACTCTGTCAACCTCACCGTCAAAT ACCCTCCCAGTCAGGATCCTGTCATAGCCGGGTATACCCCAGGACAGACCCTGACCTCCGGTGACCGCCTCAATTGTAGTGTTGCGGGTGGCAACCCTCTGGTCTCTCAGGTTATCTTTTCGTGTCCTAACATCCTACCTGACCAACCAGACACGTCACAGTCCGCTGCAGTCTTCAGCTCGCTGACCATTCCATCGACAGCCATGACAGACGCTGTGTGCACGTGTCGTGCTGAGTGGAGTCCTAAACCACAGCTGTACACGAGAAATACAAGCATAGTCATCAGCACTAATT ATCCTCCCAGCATGCCTCCCGCAATAACCGGCTACGGAGCAGGCTACACCGTAGTAACGGGAGACAACCTGACATGCAGTGTCAATGGCGGCAGGCCCTTAGTCTCAagagttttcttttcctgctttAGTGTCAGTGATGTCATCAACGACCAGCCAGACGTCACACTTTCTACGTCAGTCACAAGTTCCGTCACCATTCCTACgcaaaatacaaatgttttgaCGTGCGCGTGTCGTGCTGACTGGTCCCCGAGGCTGGAGGCTTACCCCTGGAATACTACAGTCAACATACAAGTCTTAT ATCCTCCCAGCAGCTCGCCAGTGATATCAGGCTACACGGAGGGTCAGCCGATGAACACGGGAGGGACCCTGTCTTGTGCTGTCACCGGCGGAAGTCCCCTCGTCTCCAGTGTTATCTTCCAGTGCGTCGACTCGACTAACCCAGGGAGAGTGGTGTTCTCAGACCAGGCGGACACTGTGGTGCAGCCCACGGTGTACAGTCAGCTGACCGTCTCGGACACAACTGTGTACGCAGTCACCTGCTCGTGCCGGGCGGTGTGGACACCCAAGGAGGCTCTTTATTCTCTGACAAAATCTGCTCAGGTGATCTTGCAAA ATCCCCCATCGAGTGCACCTGTGATATCCGGGTACACCCCAGGCCAGCAGATTGTTGTTGGCAGCATCCTCACCTGCACCGTCACGGGAGGTAATCCACTCGTGTCACAAGTTGTCTTTACCTGCTACAGTCCTGCCAACATTGCTGTCATGGCAGATGAACCTGACACTTTTGGGCAGACCTCAGTGTCCAGCAGAGTTACCTTCCCTGAGACAGACTTCTTtaatgtcacgtgtgtgtgtagcgCCGTCTGGTCCCCGAGACCAGAAACATACAGTCTGACCTCCAGCATCAATATTCAGCTGCAGT ATATCCCGCCATACCCTCCGCAAATCTCTGGCTACAGACAAGGGGATGAACTCTCACCGGGAAACACTCTCCTTTGCTCCGTCATCGGTGGGAATCCCCTGGTTTCCGCGGTGACCTTCTCTTGTTTTAATTCAAACGACACTGCTCAGTCCGTTACAATCATCCCAGATCAGCACGACACCGTGACAAACTCATCAGTGTCCAGCCCTCTGACCATCATCGACACCTCATCGTCTTCCTTGAGATGTACCTGCAGCGCCACCTGGTCTCCACGACCCCTCTGGTACCTCACGACTGCGATCATCACGTTCAACGTCAGGT CCAAAGCGAAAATATTGTCGTTCACCATCAACAACGTGTCAGGAAATGTAACTCTGAACGAAACGGACAAAAGAACGGCGACTCTGTCTTGCCTTGTTCAAGGCCGACCCCAGCCCACCATCACACTCTACAAGACAGGATACGCCAGCATCTCGTCCATCTCCACTACGGGGTCAGCGGGGTCAGCCGACATCACTAACGTCCAATGCGAGAACATGGGAGATTACTCTTGTAGGGCCGAAAACGGATTTCCTGAAATTGCTCAACAGACAGTAAAACTGATCGTCAACT GTGCCCCCCGACGTGCAGACAGCTACTCCTCTGTCATCCAAACTCTCACAAGCAGCGGCCTCACCTTCAACCTTTTGTCCAACCCAAAGCCGGACACCTTCTCGTACGCTTATCTCGGAAGCAGCGGAAGTGACAAGGCGACTACGGGAAGTTACTCCGCGCTCTTCAATGCTTCTTGCAGCAAGGCTACCGTGCTTGACCCGCTGGTCACGTGTCAGGTCAACGCTACAGGACAACCTGTGACCACCGGCGGCGTGTACAGTCTCCACGTGGCCAACGCCTATGGATCCTTTGAATTTTTGTTCCGCGCAGAGCAGCAAG CTGCCATAACGGAGGATTCTAATAATAGAAGTGACACTCTTGCTGCTGCCATCGCCGGTGGTGTCGTTGCTGCGGTTGTCCTAATCTTCGTTATTGTCATCCTcactgtgtttttctgtatggGCAGAAAGCACAAAAAGA ATTCAAGACGCAATGAGGCTTTCCTCAATCGTCATCATTATCCTGATG GTTTTTACGACTTCACAAACAGCGTCTACATTGCTGACGGCGGCATGGTAGAAACCCGGCCACCAAACGATTCCCTCTATTCCAGAGGATCACATCCAGCACACGGCTCTGTTTCCTCCAAGCGGTCTGCTCCAGCGAACGGTTCCGTGTCCTCCAAACGGGGCCTCCTAGTCAATGGTTCCGTGTCCTCCAAACGGTCCCTCCCAGCCAACGGCTCCGTCTCCTCAAAACAGTCCCTCCCAGCCAACGGTTCTGTCTCGTCCAAAAAGACCACACCTACGATGAGCAGCGAGTTCTTCGAGTACAAGGACATCGCCGGTTTCCGCAAAAGCGAATCAAAGGCCTTGCAGGAGTCAGGATATTCCACACTAAGCGGCGCTTCCGGCCAAGAACGAGCATCCAGCTCCAGACCACCAAGCATCGCCGATGACTCTGACAAGCGTAGCATCGCCTCGACAACGAACGGCAAAGTCCGATTCATCCTTCCCAGCGAGAAAGAGTCCTCCGAAGAACCTCTGTACGCCTCGGTCAACAAGAAACCTAATGCAGGACCGACCTCGCAGAATGCGGTGACTTCCGGGACCAGCACGAGCAAGACGGagccagtgacgtcatcgaATAATGGCGGCAAGGGTAGTGCTGGTCAGAACAACTCTGCTAACAGTTTCACTTCCAATAGAGACTCGGCCAAGAGGCAGAGACTGCACGGGTCCATCATCAAAGTGGACCAGCCTGCTGTGAAAAAGAGCAACCTGAAGCAATCAGGTAATCCTCGTTGA